In the genome of Rhodospirillales bacterium, one region contains:
- a CDS encoding bifunctional diguanylate cyclase/phosphodiesterase, with protein sequence MLQSARGKKSLSARNGKAAHGGPERRKSNRPWSKRMAAKSAGHDARWSAGFAEECPEPILRVSPEGRVLFVNDPANFLLGFWQVGLGDTLPSPWPGTLGALFAGTEMISAVEMECEGRVFALTLQPVRAQGYINIWGRDATAARRAEAEVQRVVHHDPLTGLPNRTLFLDRLEQTVLQARRARTQAAVHLVNLDFFKEINDTAGHAVGDGILKAMAERLLATVRDTDTVARLGSDEFAVIQGELRETDGADVLARKILEAFKPPLAVDGQVHKCSITVGVSLFPDDGQDAPELLRHADLALFHAKKEERGGYRFYTAKMNETLQRRRSIEQDLSGALDRQEFVLHYQPKMNARTGEVCGMEALIRWRHPEKGFVSPGDFIPVAERSRLIIPIGEWSLFEACRRTKAWHDAGLPKAKAAVNLSAVQLRDKSLVESVTWILDGTGLAPEFLELEITESVAMRDVDETIRLFKQLADLGVSLSIDDFGTGYSSLSYLKRFPVKRIKIDRTFVSDIGTDPTSGAIARAVTTLGHGFGMEITAEGIETREQLEFLIDIGVDEIQGYFFSKPLGAEDFAKFVGAPDPRHPAIEVVRGRQSRIDADIAG encoded by the coding sequence ATGCTCCAGTCCGCCAGGGGAAAAAAATCGTTGAGTGCCCGGAACGGCAAGGCCGCCCACGGTGGTCCCGAGCGGCGGAAGTCCAATCGCCCTTGGAGTAAGCGAATGGCGGCGAAATCCGCCGGCCACGACGCGAGATGGTCGGCGGGATTCGCCGAGGAGTGTCCCGAGCCTATCTTGCGTGTTTCGCCGGAAGGGCGGGTCCTGTTCGTCAACGATCCGGCCAATTTCCTCCTTGGCTTTTGGCAAGTCGGCCTCGGCGACACATTGCCGTCGCCGTGGCCGGGAACCCTCGGCGCGCTGTTCGCCGGCACGGAAATGATATCCGCCGTCGAGATGGAATGCGAAGGGCGCGTGTTCGCGTTGACCCTGCAACCCGTCCGCGCGCAGGGGTATATTAATATTTGGGGCCGTGACGCGACCGCCGCGCGCCGCGCCGAAGCCGAAGTCCAACGCGTCGTTCATCACGATCCGCTGACGGGCCTGCCCAACCGGACGCTGTTTCTGGACCGCCTCGAACAAACCGTTCTGCAGGCGCGCCGCGCCCGCACCCAGGCCGCGGTTCATCTTGTCAACCTGGACTTCTTCAAGGAGATCAACGATACCGCCGGCCACGCGGTCGGCGACGGGATTCTGAAAGCCATGGCAGAACGCCTGCTCGCCACGGTGCGCGATACGGACACCGTCGCGCGCCTCGGTTCGGACGAATTCGCCGTCATCCAGGGCGAATTGCGCGAAACCGACGGCGCGGACGTTCTGGCGCGGAAGATTCTCGAGGCGTTCAAGCCGCCGCTGGCCGTCGACGGCCAGGTCCATAAGTGTTCGATCACGGTCGGGGTCAGCCTGTTTCCCGACGACGGCCAGGACGCGCCGGAACTTCTTCGCCACGCCGATCTTGCCCTGTTCCACGCCAAGAAGGAGGAGCGCGGCGGCTATCGTTTCTATACCGCGAAGATGAACGAAACGCTGCAGCGGCGACGCAGCATCGAGCAGGATCTCAGCGGCGCGCTCGACCGCCAGGAATTCGTCCTCCATTACCAGCCGAAAATGAACGCCCGCACCGGCGAGGTGTGCGGCATGGAAGCGTTGATCCGCTGGCGCCATCCCGAAAAGGGCTTCGTATCGCCAGGCGATTTCATTCCGGTGGCCGAGCGTTCGCGCCTGATCATCCCGATCGGCGAATGGTCGTTGTTCGAGGCCTGTCGCCGGACCAAGGCGTGGCACGACGCCGGCCTGCCCAAGGCCAAGGCAGCGGTTAATCTGTCGGCGGTGCAGCTGCGCGACAAGTCCTTGGTTGAATCGGTAACCTGGATTCTCGATGGCACCGGCCTCGCCCCCGAATTCCTGGAGTTGGAGATCACCGAAAGCGTCGCCATGCGCGATGTCGACGAAACGATCCGGCTGTTCAAGCAACTGGCCGATCTCGGAGTTTCGCTGTCGATCGACGATTTCGGCACCGGTTATTCGAGCTTGAGCTATTTGAAACGGTTTCCGGTCAAGCGCATCAAGATCGACCGCACGTTCGTTTCCGACATCGGCACGGACCCGACATCGGGCGCCATCGCCCGCGCCGTCACGACGCTTGGCCACGGTTTCGGCATGGAGATCACGGCCGAGGGAATCGAAACCCGTGAGCAGTTGGAGTTTCTCATCGACATCGGCGTCGACGAGATCCAGGGCTACTTTTTCAGCAAGCCGCTTGGCGCGGAAGATTTCGCCAAGTTTGTCGGCGCGCCGGATCCCCGCCATCCCGCGATCGAGGTGGTGCGCGGCCGCCAGAGCCGGATCGATGCTGACATCGCCGGGTAG
- a CDS encoding cobalamin-binding protein, giving the protein MDLIDAIGQNHEPAPGARIVSLVPSLTELLFDLGLGAQVVGRTAWCVRPSPATRKIKSLGGPKRINMRRLAALAPTHVLLNIDENPKEMADEIARLGIRTVVTYPITPEDNLPLYRLIGGMFGRTREAEALAERFAAARARLAQAAKAFPARRAIYLIWMNPWMTVSHDTYIARMLAAANWHTLGHDPERRYPKIGIDPPTVDDADLILFATEPFPFKERHVDDFVRQFPGATGKAHLVEGDLLSWYGSRAVAGLDYLRELASEIAAGAPAA; this is encoded by the coding sequence ATGGACTTGATCGACGCGATCGGACAAAACCATGAACCGGCACCGGGCGCGCGTATTGTGTCCTTGGTGCCGAGCCTGACGGAGCTGCTGTTCGACCTTGGGCTCGGTGCGCAAGTGGTGGGGCGGACCGCCTGGTGCGTACGCCCTTCGCCCGCGACCCGCAAAATCAAGAGCCTCGGCGGCCCGAAGCGGATCAACATGCGTCGGCTAGCGGCGCTCGCGCCCACCCATGTCCTGCTCAATATCGACGAGAATCCCAAAGAGATGGCCGACGAAATCGCCCGCCTCGGCATCCGGACCGTGGTGACCTACCCGATTACGCCGGAGGATAACTTGCCGCTCTATCGCTTGATCGGCGGTATGTTCGGCCGGACGCGCGAGGCGGAAGCGCTGGCCGAACGGTTCGCCGCCGCGCGCGCGCGCCTCGCCCAAGCGGCGAAAGCTTTTCCCGCCCGCCGCGCCATTTATTTGATCTGGATGAACCCGTGGATGACCGTTTCCCACGACACGTACATCGCGCGCATGTTGGCCGCCGCAAACTGGCACACGCTCGGCCACGACCCGGAACGGCGCTATCCGAAAATCGGGATCGATCCGCCCACCGTCGACGACGCCGACTTGATCCTATTCGCGACCGAACCGTTCCCCTTCAAGGAGCGGCATGTCGACGACTTTGTCCGGCAGTTTCCGGGCGCGACCGGCAAAGCACATCTGGTCGAGGGCGATCTGCTGTCCTGGTACGGCAGCCGGGCGGTCGCCGGCCTCGATTATTTGCGCGAATTGGCTTCGGAAATAGCGGCCGGCGCACCGGCGGCGTGA
- a CDS encoding 2-dehydropantoate 2-reductase: MRIAFVGAGGVGGYFGARLMAAGNSVAFVARGAHLAAMRQNGLEVKSARGDLRLHPVEASEDARAIGPVDIAVVAVKLYDTEAAAEACCHLIGPGTAVVSLQNGVTGADTLRKAVGPERVFGGIAYIMATIDRPGTIVHTGTMARIVLGEFGGGGSTRVTTFAQALRGAGVDVEESSDIDAAIWGKFAFLAPLSGITSLARATVGPIRRDPGTRALFERAIAETVAVARARGIALPEDAVARTMAFLDGLPDDMGSSMYYDLRHGKRLELPHLSGAVVRLGREAGVATPTHDFIVAALGLHAAGAPAAISEANSRK, from the coding sequence ATGCGAATCGCTTTTGTCGGCGCGGGCGGAGTCGGAGGATATTTCGGGGCTCGGCTGATGGCCGCCGGGAACAGCGTCGCCTTCGTCGCGCGCGGCGCGCACCTGGCGGCGATGCGCCAAAATGGCCTCGAGGTGAAAAGCGCGCGCGGCGATTTGCGCCTTCACCCGGTCGAGGCGAGCGAAGACGCGCGGGCGATCGGTCCGGTCGACATCGCCGTCGTCGCAGTCAAGTTGTATGACACCGAGGCGGCGGCGGAAGCCTGTTGTCATTTGATCGGCCCCGGCACGGCGGTAGTGTCGCTGCAAAACGGCGTCACCGGTGCCGACACGTTGCGGAAAGCGGTCGGCCCCGAGCGCGTCTTCGGCGGCATCGCCTACATCATGGCGACGATCGATCGACCCGGAACGATCGTCCACACCGGCACGATGGCGCGGATCGTGCTTGGGGAATTCGGCGGCGGCGGAAGCACCCGCGTCACCACGTTCGCACAGGCCCTGCGCGGCGCCGGGGTTGATGTCGAGGAAAGCTCCGACATCGACGCCGCGATCTGGGGTAAATTCGCCTTTCTCGCGCCGTTGAGCGGCATCACGTCGCTCGCGCGCGCGACCGTCGGGCCGATCCGGCGGGATCCGGGAACGCGCGCACTGTTCGAACGGGCGATCGCCGAAACGGTGGCGGTGGCGCGCGCCCGCGGGATCGCGTTGCCGGAGGATGCGGTCGCGCGGACGATGGCGTTTCTCGACGGGCTGCCGGACGACATGGGCTCATCCATGTATTATGACCTGCGCCACGGCAAAAGGCTGGAGCTTCCGCATCTCTCCGGCGCGGTCGTACGTCTGGGGCGCGAGGCGGGCGTGGCGACTCCGACCCACGATTTCATCGTTGCCGCGCTTGGGCTTCACGCCGCCGGTGCGCCGGCCGCTATTTCCGAAGCCAATTCGCGCAAATAA
- a CDS encoding 3-phenylpropionate MFS transporter — protein MRGDAIRLSFFYAAFFVFAGIHLPFWPVWLAAKGIDAEGIALIIAAGIVVKVAVNPLIAHFADRSGARRPIMLALVLGASMVFAAFFVAEGFTAILLVNLLFLALWAPVMPLGESLTLLAARAGDFDYGRVRLWGSIAFVAAAAGSGAWLAGRPGETVLALLVPAMALVVGAVAAVPDARAPAAVGRPAALELLGDRPFLAMLLACSLVQASHAAYYAFGTLHWRAAGHSETVIGALWAEGVIAEIILFAFGPAVLRRISPSALVALAGAAGIIRWTAVAASEALPVLIVTQALHAFTFGAAHLGAIHFIAQRVSPSVSATAQSYYSATVMGLGLGIAVYAVGPLYAASSAVAFLAMVALSAAALVPALILVRPRD, from the coding sequence ATGCGCGGCGACGCGATTCGCCTCTCCTTTTTCTACGCCGCCTTCTTCGTGTTCGCCGGCATCCATCTGCCGTTCTGGCCGGTGTGGCTCGCGGCCAAGGGGATCGATGCGGAAGGGATCGCCCTCATCATCGCTGCCGGCATCGTCGTTAAGGTCGCGGTCAATCCGCTAATCGCCCATTTCGCCGACCGAAGCGGCGCGCGCCGGCCGATCATGCTCGCCCTCGTCCTCGGCGCGAGCATGGTCTTCGCCGCTTTTTTTGTCGCCGAGGGATTTACGGCAATCCTGCTCGTCAACCTGCTGTTCCTCGCCCTGTGGGCGCCGGTGATGCCGCTCGGCGAAAGCCTGACCCTGCTCGCGGCGCGGGCGGGGGATTTCGATTATGGCCGCGTTCGGCTGTGGGGCTCGATCGCATTTGTTGCCGCCGCCGCCGGTAGCGGCGCCTGGCTGGCCGGACGCCCTGGCGAAACGGTTCTCGCGTTGCTGGTGCCGGCGATGGCGCTGGTGGTCGGCGCGGTCGCCGCCGTACCGGACGCGCGCGCGCCGGCGGCCGTCGGGCGTCCGGCCGCGCTTGAACTTCTCGGTGATCGCCCGTTTCTCGCCATGTTGCTCGCGTGTTCGCTCGTCCAGGCGAGCCATGCCGCTTACTACGCTTTCGGTACCCTGCACTGGCGCGCGGCCGGCCATTCCGAAACGGTGATCGGCGCGCTCTGGGCCGAAGGGGTCATCGCCGAAATAATCCTGTTCGCGTTCGGCCCGGCGGTGCTGCGCCGGATTTCGCCGTCGGCGCTGGTGGCGCTGGCGGGTGCCGCCGGTATCATCCGCTGGACGGCCGTTGCCGCGAGCGAGGCGCTGCCGGTGCTGATTGTCACGCAGGCGCTACACGCCTTTACTTTCGGTGCCGCCCATCTTGGCGCCATCCATTTCATCGCCCAGCGTGTTTCGCCGTCGGTGTCGGCGACGGCCCAGAGCTACTATTCGGCGACCGTGATGGGTCTCGGCCTCGGCATCGCCGTGTACGCCGTCGGGCCGCTTTATGCCGCCTCTTCCGCCGTGGCGTTCCTCGCCATGGTCGCGCTGTCGGCGGCCGCCCTCGTGCCCGCGTTAATTCTGGTTCGGCCGCGGGATTGA
- a CDS encoding nucleoside-diphosphate kinase has translation MVKERTLSIIKPDATRRNLTGQINARLEQAGLAIVAQKRIRLTRAQAEAFYAVHAERAFYRDLCDFMTSGPVVVQVLEGENAVARNREVMGATNPANAAAGTIRKDFAESIEANSVHGSDSPENAAREIAFFFSECEIVG, from the coding sequence ATGGTGAAAGAGCGTACCCTTTCCATCATCAAGCCGGATGCGACGCGGCGCAACCTGACCGGGCAGATCAACGCCCGCCTCGAACAAGCCGGCCTCGCCATCGTCGCGCAGAAGCGCATTCGTCTCACCCGCGCCCAGGCCGAAGCGTTCTACGCCGTTCATGCGGAGCGCGCGTTTTACCGGGATTTATGCGACTTTATGACCTCGGGCCCGGTGGTCGTGCAGGTGCTGGAAGGCGAAAACGCCGTTGCCCGTAATCGCGAGGTGATGGGGGCGACCAATCCGGCCAACGCTGCCGCCGGCACCATCCGCAAGGATTTCGCCGAAAGCATCGAGGCCAATTCGGTTCACGGGTCCGATTCGCCCGAAAACGCGGCTCGGGAAATCGCCTTTTTCTTCAGCGAGTGCGAAATCGTCGGCTGA